Below is a genomic region from Fulvia fulva chromosome 5, complete sequence.
GTTTTGTGTCCATGCCAACAACATTCGTGGTGCCTATGGGCGCCATCAGTCATGGCAGTCCCGATTCTGTCAAGGAGCTGTCGGTGAAGATAAGTTGTTCAGCAATCCTTTGCACATCAGCGCGCTGCAGCTTCGAAGGAACCTGGCAGGGCGCCGCCGTTGGAGTTGCCCACTTGATGCTTCACTCTCCATGATGCAAGACTGCTGCTTGTGATCCATAACATGAAGTCATGCTGGAGCAGTTCAGACCCTCGACCATGTTCCAGGCACGTGGAAGCCAGGGAAGGTGTAGCCTGATTGTGAGTGCCCTCTGGATGTGCTTGATGCTTCTCTCAATGTACAGCCTCCAGCAATAGTATCGCGGTGATGCCGAAGCATGTGCCGTGTGAAGGCGAGGAATGTTTGGAACTTGTCAAGAAGAAGCGGTTCTCAGCGGCGCTTGGGGCGCCCGCTGCCCGTGGGAGCTCGCCAACAGCCGACAGTCAATTTGCGCCGTAGCCATGCCCGCCAGCAACACACATGTCAATACATCTGCTGTCGATGAAGTACATGCCTATCTCGATGGTGAGGTGGTATTCGTAGTACTGAACACATCACACTGGGACGTTGCAATCTGCCGGCGAGCCGAAACAACCCAATCTCACCCCCCGGGCGCGTCCAGAGTAGTGGGCACTTTCAACGATACGTCATGGTTGGGATTATCTTCAAGTCCCGCCGTCGGTAGCTAGAGCGAGGTTCAAGCTTCAGAGTCGTCCTTCAATGCTACCAAGGGACCCCCAATCACTAGACCAGCTCTTGTTCTCCCTTCACCTCCGACTACCCTTCTTTGACCCTCTCTCCGACCCGAGTCCACGGCACCGTGCTCACAAAGAAACTGCGGCTGAATCATCTCACTGACTTGCCGACGACGAGAAAAGTAAATACTGCTACTGCACACGACGCTGGTAGACCATCTCAGGGCGGCCATGTCCGCAGCGTGAAGACACCTCACAGATCGCAGCACACCATCGCACATCGTCTTGCGACCGCCCAACCACTTTCTCGTCGCGTACCTTGGCCGATTTGCCCTCGACCACGTTAGAGCGAGCCCGACGCCATGGCACCGGCCGTCGTCTCCAGCATTGCCTCGCGCTTTCACCGAATGAGCCACTCGCAGGACAGCGACTCCCACAGCAGCAGCAGAGACAGCCGACAGAGCAACGCACAGCGCGAAGAGGAGAAGACGAGATTAGCATCGTGGGAGGCGGAAAAGCACCCACTCGAGCCAGATGAGATTGTCAAAGATCCGCAGACGAAGCCCGTCGGCCATTCGAGCAAAGTCCTGCGCAAAGAAGACTTTGACCTGGTCAAGACACTGGGCACGGGCACTTTCGCGCGCGTATGGTTGGTGAAGCTCGCCAATCGTAAAGAGCGCGACATCAACAAAGTCTTTGCGCTCAAGATCCTCCGCAAGCCCGACGTGATCCGCCTGAAGCAGGTCGAGCATGTGCGCAACGAGCGCAACGTCCTCGCAGCAGTGGCGGGACATCCCTTCATAACGACCATGGTCGCGAGCTTCCAGGACGACACCACACTTTACATGCTTCTCGACTACTGCCCCGGTGgcgaagtcttctcttatctACGGCGAGCCCGACGATTCAACGAGCCCACCTCACAATTCTACGCCGCCGAGATTGTACTAATCCTCGAATTCCTACACGAGCGGGAAGGCGTGGCATACCGGGACCTCAAACCCGAGAACATTCTGATTGATGCAGAGGGCCACTTGAAGCTCGTGGACTTTGGCTTCGCGAAAAAGATTGAAAATAGTGCGTACCCAACAACGGCTGACGGGCGCAAGCGCCAGAAAGCTGACAACACGACAGGGGAGACATACACTCTCTGCGGCACACCGGAGTATCTGGCGCCCGAGGTGATCCGAAACACCGGCCATGGCACGGCTGTGGACTGGTGGGCGTTCGGTATACTGATATACGAGTTCCTTGTGGGACAGCCGCCCTTCTGGGATCAAAATCCCATGAAGATCTATGAGCAGATTGTCGAGGGCAAGGTGCGGTACCCCAGTGCCATGTCGAAAGATGCACGAGACATTATTGGTGGTCTGTGTACTGTCGATGTGAGCAAGAGACTGGGTAACATGAAAGGCGGTGCAGACGCCGTCAAGCAACATCCGTGGTTCCAGAGCATCAACTGGGACGACTTATACCACCGCAGGACGAAGGGCCCTATAGTGCCGCATCTGAGAGGCGCAGACGACACACGGAACTTTGACGAGTATGACGCCGAGCCGAAAGAGGGGGATGAATATACGAAGGTAAATCCTCACAATCACGTACGTCCTTGCCTCCTACTAACTACTGCCTAGGAAATGCGCGACAAATACGACCGCGCCTTCGCCGACTTCTAGGCTCGCCACGAATCACCCACACTCAACACACACGAGCATTACGAACGACAGCGGATTGACCTGACCTGACCTGGCCTTACTGCATTGTAATTGACGAGAGAAGCATGAGACCAAGCATGGCGCACGGCGTACGGAATTAGGAAAGACGACGAATGAGCCGCAACGGACTCACATGGACGTTGGGAACGTCAGGGCGCGAAAGACGTTGCAATCAATCTTGGAACGATTATGAGCATGATCTAGTACGAGGGGAATCTTGGACGCGAGATGGAGAGATGGCATGGGCTCGTGAGCAGCAGGAATTACGTACCACCATCACAACCACCACAAGATATGAAGTAAGATTACCACTTCAATGCCATCCCAAGAAAAGTGGGTGTTGGCTAAGGTGTATGTTGCCCTCTACGAAGAAGCCGCGAAGCTGGCTTGTTTCGACTACACACGCAAGCACGTGCCTGCGCGTAGCAGTGATCCGGCTGTCCATCCACTTCACTTCCCATATCCCGTCCGCCTGCACACATGCCCGCTCGGTCCTTTCGGCTATGCTTAAACTTTCGCCCAGGACAGCGTTTACACTTCCCCACCTCATGGCGCTCGCGTTCCACTTGTCGCGCTCCATCTAGGCGGATCGCTGGGGACAAACGACCGCCCACCCGGCAGCGTGTCTCCTCGCTGATCACTGACTACTGGCACTATGTTTCTGCCACTGCCATTCTGTTTCAAGCATTCTTCGCTGCAGCCTCGTGAAGCACGATAGGAGGCATGTTGCTGGCTTTGGGTAGCCGGAGGGCGGTGCAGACGCAATGGCCGAGGTTGACGAATAGCTGTACTTCGCGGAGCTTGAGAGATGGAGTGGTTAAGAGGACGCTGTTGACGGAGGCTCATGATCGGGGGCCGAGTGAGGTATGGCATGGATGGTGTGGGAGATTGGGATGAGGGTTGCCAGAGAGAGTGTTGGTACTGACTGCTGTGGTGTAGCCACCGCTCTTCGAACAAACGGTGCCTGAGCACTTTGCCGGCATCGTGTCGAAATATGGAGATCGTCCTGCGTACGTTCCTTACCCACTTCTCCGGCCAGCAAGCAAGAAACAGCAGAGCATGAGCAGAACACAGACTAACAGCCTTCATCCAGCGTCATAACCCGCCACCCACGCGCCTCCCTCACCTACTCCCAACTCGACGAAAAGAGCAATGCATTAGCACGAGGATTACAAGGCATTGGAGTAAAGAAAGGTGACCGCGTCTCCGTCTCCCTCGGCAACAACCTCGAATTCGCCATTGCAACCTACGCCATCTTCAAGCTCGGCGCCATCCTCAACCCCCTCAACCCGTCCTTCAATGCAACGCAAGTCGTCAGCGCGCTGAATCACCTCGACTCCAGCCATTTGATTATTGGCGCGGAGACGCATTTGGTTAGGAAGGATCCGAGGGATAATACGGAGGTGTTGAAGTTTATTGCGCCGGGGATTGTGGGGGGGAAGGGCTCGCTCGGCTTGGACTTGGAGAGTGAGAGGTGTGGGAGTTTGAGGGGGGTGGTTGTCGTGGATAATTCGAGGGGTACGTTATGGATGGAAGAGGGGGGATTGGGGGAAGGAGGGATGGTGGATATGTATGGTGAGAGGATGGAGGGCTGACATCTTGCAGGCAGAGTTGATGCAAAGGCTTTGACTGGGGCTGTGCCGTTTGAGGCGCTCCAAGGTACGTCCTGACAGGATGAAGAAGCCACCGGACAACCTTGCGACATTGCTAACACCACCTACCAGACAACACCACTCAAACCCTCCCCTCCCAAAATCTCCACAAAGACGACATCATCAACATCCAATTCACCTCCGGCACCACCTCCGCCCCCAAAGCAGCCTGCCTCTCCCACCGCTCAATCCTCAACAACGGCGCCCAAATCGGCGACCGCATGCTCCTCACCCCAAAGGACGTAGTCGTCTGCCCTCCCCCTCTCTTCCACTGCTTCGGCTGCATCCTCGGCTACATGGCGACCGCAACACACGGCAGCGCCATCGTATTCCCAACCGAAGCCTTCGACCCAGAAGCCAGCTTGCGGGCCGTGCAAGAATATCAGGGCACGGCGCTGTACGGTGTTGCGACGATGTTCCTGGCCGAGCTGGAGTTGATTGCGAATGGGACTGTGAGTGACGAGGGCTTTGAGCATTTACGGACGGGAATCGCGGCGGGATCTGTGGTGCCTGCGGAGCTGATGAGGAAGTTGCACAAGACGTTGAATCTTCACGATCTTACCATCTGCTACGGCATGACGGAGACGAGTCCTGTTAGCGCTATGACTTCGACCACGGACCCGCTGCAGAAACGCATCGACACAGTTGGCAAACTTCTCCCGCACGTGGAATGTAAAGTTGTCGATCCGTTCGATCGGAGCAAGACGCTGGGAATTGGGGAGAGGGGCGAGCTGGCAACGAGTGGGTATCTGGTTATGAAGGAGTACTGGGACGACCCTGTCAAGACAGCCGAGAACCTCATCCCGGACTCCAACGATCCGGGCAAGATGTGGATGATGACCGGCGACGAAGCCGTCATGGACGCTGAGGGCTACGTCAGTATCACTGGACGCATCAAGGATTTGATCATAAGGTACGTGCAAGCTGTAAAAGAAAAAGCCTGCTGGGTGATGAGGAAGACGCTGACGCTGACGATGGTGCGTAGGGGTGGTGAGAATATTCATCCTCTGGAAATCGAGAATTGTCTCTTGGCACATGATTCCGTGGGAGATGCGAGTGTGGTGGGACTGCCGGATGAGAAGTATGGAGAGGTTGTGGCGGCTTTTGTCATTCGGCATCAGGGGAAGGAAATCGCGGCGAAGGAGGTGAGGGATTATGTTAGGGAGAGGTTGAGTGGGCATTTGGGTGAGTACATTTCTCTATCGTTACGATGGTCGAGCAACGTGTGCTATTGCATACAGTACTGCACGGGCGCTATGGCCGGCCCAAGGAATGTGGCGAGACGGCGCGAGACGAGATCTTTGAGACATCTACTGACACTATTGACAGTGCCGAAGTATGTCTTCTGGGTGGAGGACTATCCTAAGACAGCGAGTGGAAAGATCCAGAAGTTCAAGCTGAGAGAGGATGGTCAGCAGCTACTGAAGGAGGGCAAGGGGCTTGAATAGAGGTCTCTGCGACGACTGACTGCTTGCTGCAGACATCGTTCTGAGGTTGTCTGAGTGTATAGTGCTCAGTGTAGATACCGTGTCGAGCACCATTGCGACAAAACTTGTTCCTCA
It encodes:
- a CDS encoding cAMP-dependent protein kinase catalytic subunit alpha; this translates as MAPAVVSSIASRFHRMSHSQDSDSHSSSRDSRQSNAQREEEKTRLASWEAEKHPLEPDEIVKDPQTKPVGHSSKVLRKEDFDLVKTLGTGTFARVWLVKLANRKERDINKVFALKILRKPDVIRLKQVEHVRNERNVLAAVAGHPFITTMVASFQDDTTLYMLLDYCPGGEVFSYLRRARRFNEPTSQFYAAEIVLILEFLHEREGVAYRDLKPENILIDAEGHLKLVDFGFAKKIENSAYPTTADGRKRQKADNTTGETYTLCGTPEYLAPEVIRNTGHGTAVDWWAFGILIYEFLVGQPPFWDQNPMKIYEQIVEGKVRYPSAMSKDARDIIGGLCTVDVSKRLGNMKGGADAVKQHPWFQSINWDDLYHRRTKGPIVPHLRGADDTRNFDEYDAEPKEGDEYTKEMRDKYDRAFADF
- a CDS encoding Acyl-CoA ligase SID4, giving the protein MLLALGSRRAVQTQWPRLTNSCTSRSLRDGVVKRTLLTEAHDRGPSEPPLFEQTVPEHFAGIVSKYGDRPAVITRHPRASLTYSQLDEKSNALARGLQGIGVKKGDRVSVSLGNNLEFAIATYAIFKLGAILNPLNPSFNATQVVSALNHLDSSHLIIGAETHLVRKDPRDNTEVLKFIAPGIVGGKGSLGLDLESERCGSLRGVVVVDNSRGTLWMEEGGLGEGGMVDMYGERMEG